From a region of the Mycobacterium sp. SMC-8 genome:
- a CDS encoding metal-dependent hydrolase, whose translation MLRPRRFDTEIDPGPVQIQARKVHFDVADIPLHWIPGHPVASHLVSVLNIVLPAGERWFVQTFNEALPLVKDPKLADDIRGFIGQEAIHADVHDQVLHQFIVGHGVDPTPILQQIEHVFTGVLAPLPDSVDEARRMNHLCDRLWLIAAIEHYTAVMGDFALNCAWDDHGADPTLVDLFRWHGSEEVEHRSVAHDVAVYFHDSYRARIRAMTVAATMLFVFFQRTAWYLVKTDPTVDANWWTFNRMRMRDSKLGLLPLYRTLFGSSTLGYFRPGYSPEQLGSTAQAVAYLAASPAARAAHT comes from the coding sequence ATGTTGCGACCGCGCCGTTTCGACACCGAGATCGACCCTGGGCCCGTGCAGATCCAGGCCCGCAAGGTGCACTTCGACGTGGCCGACATCCCGCTGCACTGGATTCCCGGCCACCCCGTCGCCTCGCATCTGGTCAGCGTGCTCAACATCGTCCTGCCCGCCGGCGAGCGTTGGTTCGTCCAGACGTTCAACGAGGCGTTGCCGCTCGTCAAGGATCCGAAGCTGGCCGACGACATTCGCGGTTTCATCGGCCAGGAGGCGATCCACGCCGATGTGCACGACCAAGTTCTGCACCAGTTCATTGTCGGGCACGGCGTTGATCCCACGCCGATCCTGCAGCAGATCGAGCACGTGTTCACCGGTGTGCTGGCCCCGCTGCCCGATTCCGTGGACGAGGCCCGACGGATGAACCATCTGTGCGACCGGCTGTGGTTGATCGCGGCCATAGAGCACTACACCGCGGTGATGGGCGACTTCGCGCTCAACTGCGCCTGGGACGACCACGGCGCCGACCCCACCCTGGTCGACCTGTTCCGCTGGCACGGCAGCGAGGAAGTCGAACACCGAAGCGTCGCCCACGATGTCGCGGTCTACTTCCACGACAGCTATCGCGCCCGGATCCGCGCCATGACCGTCGCGGCGACCATGCTGTTCGTCTTCTTCCAGCGCACCGCCTGGTATCTGGTGAAGACCGACCCGACCGTCGACGCCAACTGGTGGACGTTCAACCGGATGCGGATGCGCGACTCGAAGCTCGGACTGCTTCCGCTGTACCGGACTCTGTTCGGATCCAGCACGCTCGGCTATTTCCGGCCCGGCTACTCCCCGGAGCAACTGGGCTCGACCGCTCAGGCCGTCGCATACCTGGCGGCTTCTCCAGCCGCACGCGCCGCGCACACGTGA